One genomic region from Aliarcobacter cryaerophilus ATCC 43158 encodes:
- the folK gene encoding 2-amino-4-hydroxy-6-hydroxymethyldihydropteridine diphosphokinase — protein MKKKLSHNLTLFYTSNFPKIFNITSNKKHIVTIGIGGNIGDTKKIFDKLILCLKKDARFTLLMSSPLLKNPPFGFLQQSDFLNGIITLKTDLCAVEFLQAMQRYEKKFGRKRSFQDAPRTLDIDIIFFDNKKINTKSLIIPHKNWANRESVIIPLKYIKNNFLKVKNEQK, from the coding sequence TTGAAAAAAAAATTATCACACAATTTAACACTTTTTTATACATCAAATTTTCCAAAAATTTTCAATATTACTTCAAATAAAAAACATATTGTAACTATAGGAATTGGCGGGAACATTGGAGATACAAAAAAAATATTTGATAAATTAATCTTATGTTTAAAAAAAGATGCAAGATTTACTTTACTTATGAGTTCACCACTTTTAAAAAACCCTCCTTTTGGTTTTTTACAACAAAGTGATTTTTTAAATGGTATAATCACGCTCAAAACAGATCTTTGTGCCGTTGAGTTTTTACAAGCTATGCAAAGATATGAAAAAAAATTCGGAAGAAAGCGATCCTTTCAAGATGCGCCTAGAACCTTGGATATTGATATAATATTTTTTGATAATAAGAAAATAAATACAAAAAGTCTTATTATCCCTCACAAAAATTGGGCAAATAGAGAGTCAGTGATTATTCCTTTAAAATATATAAAAAACAATTTTTTAAAGGTAAAAAATGAGCAAAAATAA
- the mnmA gene encoding tRNA 2-thiouridine(34) synthase MnmA, with amino-acid sequence MSKNKKVVVGMSGGVDSSVTALLLKQQGYDVIGLFMRNWEYGIKGSQCPNRIEFEDAKKVGALIGIEVRGKDFVKEYKDRVFDVFLEGLKQGLTPNPDILCNKEIKFNVFLNEAKSMGADIIATGHYAKITKYKDHFVLDTPKDNTKDQSYFLHALSSEQLSQAMFPLGDLTKKEVREIAREHNLPVSDKKDSTGICFIGNQKFDEFITQHLKAIPGDILDENGKVLGKHKGLVCYTLGQRKGIGLGGIKDNENENNTHKPWYVALKDVVNNTLTIVQDTNHPLLMSKKVEASHMHWVLEEIPKMGDKLMAQVRYRQQKQACTVVEASDEKVVVEFENPQRAVTLGQSLVLYSGNYCLGGGFISYYK; translated from the coding sequence ATGAGCAAAAATAAAAAAGTAGTTGTAGGAATGTCAGGTGGAGTTGATTCATCTGTTACTGCCTTATTGTTAAAACAACAAGGTTATGATGTTATTGGACTATTCATGCGTAACTGGGAGTATGGAATCAAAGGAAGTCAATGTCCTAATCGTATAGAATTTGAAGATGCAAAAAAAGTTGGTGCATTAATAGGAATTGAAGTAAGAGGAAAAGACTTCGTTAAAGAGTACAAAGATAGAGTTTTTGATGTATTTTTAGAAGGTTTAAAACAAGGTCTAACACCAAATCCAGATATTTTATGCAATAAAGAAATAAAATTCAATGTATTTTTAAATGAAGCAAAAAGTATGGGTGCCGATATTATTGCAACTGGTCATTATGCAAAAATTACAAAATACAAAGATCACTTTGTACTAGATACTCCAAAAGATAATACAAAAGACCAAAGTTATTTTTTACATGCATTATCAAGTGAACAATTATCACAAGCTATGTTTCCACTTGGAGATTTAACAAAAAAAGAGGTTAGAGAAATAGCAAGAGAGCATAATTTACCAGTTAGTGATAAAAAAGATAGTACAGGAATTTGTTTTATTGGTAATCAAAAATTTGATGAATTTATTACACAACATTTAAAGGCTATTCCTGGAGATATTTTAGATGAAAATGGAAAAGTTTTAGGAAAACATAAAGGTCTAGTATGTTACACATTGGGACAAAGAAAAGGTATTGGTCTTGGTGGTATTAAGGACAATGAAAATGAAAACAATACACACAAACCTTGGTATGTAGCTCTTAAAGATGTAGTAAATAATACATTAACAATTGTTCAAGATACAAATCATCCTTTACTAATGAGCAAAAAGGTAGAAGCAAGCCATATGCATTGGGTATTAGAAGAAATACCCAAAATGGGAGATAAATTAATGGCACAAGTTAGATATAGACAACAAAAACAAGCTTGTACGGTTGTTGAAGCTAGTGATGAAAAAGTAGTGGTTGAATTTGAAAATCCTCAAAGAGCTGTAACACTAGGACAAAGTCTTGTTTTATATTCTGGTAATTATTGTCTTGGTGGTGGCTTTATAAGTTACTACAAATAA
- the mnmA gene encoding tRNA 2-thiouridine(34) synthase MnmA encodes MIKEKVMVGMSGGIDSSVTAYLLQQQGYEVEGIYLKLHNRSDGYHESNLGYIDGVAKFLGIKYHILDLSQKFSEEVYDYFVNSYLEGTTPNPCVKCNRNIKFGAMLDFAKEHQASYLATGHYAKTDGKFFYEASDKSKDQSYFLSQINKEALPFMMFPLSNFKKEDIINLGANLDVAYKKITEKNESQEICFVETVYTDVIKKHANIDVEGDVLDENGNVVGKHKGYAHYTIGKRKGFSVKGAHDPHFVTKINPKDNTIIVGKKRSLEINKVIGNQLNMYIDDKKFSCVVKLRYRSNTTPCDIEIIDDEVIIKLKEPAFGVASGQLAVFYDGNKVIGSAFIKSAK; translated from the coding sequence ATGATTAAAGAAAAAGTAATGGTTGGTATGAGCGGTGGAATTGATTCTTCAGTTACAGCTTATTTGCTTCAACAACAAGGATATGAAGTTGAAGGAATTTACTTAAAACTTCATAATAGATCTGATGGTTACCACGAATCAAACTTAGGTTATATTGATGGTGTCGCTAAATTTTTAGGCATAAAGTACCATATATTAGATTTATCGCAAAAATTTAGTGAAGAGGTTTATGACTACTTTGTAAACTCTTATTTAGAAGGAACTACTCCAAACCCATGCGTAAAGTGTAATAGAAATATAAAATTTGGTGCTATGCTTGATTTTGCAAAAGAACACCAAGCTTCTTATTTAGCGACTGGTCACTATGCAAAAACTGATGGAAAGTTTTTTTACGAAGCTAGTGATAAATCAAAAGATCAAAGCTATTTTCTATCACAAATAAATAAAGAAGCTCTTCCTTTTATGATGTTTCCTTTAAGTAATTTCAAAAAAGAAGATATTATAAACCTAGGTGCTAATCTTGATGTTGCTTACAAAAAAATAACTGAAAAAAATGAGTCTCAAGAAATTTGTTTTGTTGAAACTGTTTACACAGATGTTATTAAAAAACATGCAAATATAGATGTTGAAGGCGATGTTTTAGATGAGAATGGAAATGTTGTTGGAAAACATAAAGGTTATGCTCACTACACAATTGGAAAAAGAAAAGGCTTCAGTGTAAAAGGTGCACATGATCCTCACTTTGTTACAAAAATAAATCCAAAAGATAACACAATTATTGTTGGTAAAAAACGATCTTTAGAAATTAATAAGGTTATTGGTAACCAGCTAAATATGTATATTGATGATAAAAAATTCTCATGTGTTGTAAAACTAAGATACAGAAGTAATACAACTCCTTGTGATATTGAGATTATTGATGATGAAGTAATTATCAAATTAAAAGAGCCAGCTTTTGGAGTTGCTAGTGGGCAATTGGCTGTATTTTATGATGGAAATAAAGTTATTGGAAGTGCTTTTATAAAAAGTGCAAAATAA
- a CDS encoding Opr family porin — protein sequence MKKLSLVVSTIMLSSTMFAASAFDKEMDAPLKKENIEKSTDSNSIDEAFKNGKIEGSVGVYGLTQDNKNESIKRDFAFGNGNLTLGYNTANFYGFSLGTQVKGNIKLGEKHKDDRKNEAPFENNALITQAFLQYSLNEMLLIKAGRYEGELEWLTDYQQGAIAQITAIPDTIVSLAFSNRKAESGIDTSEDFHKPNDLNKGIYVVDIKNESLEGFEINPYYYQIPDAVKFYGLKTSYNLEYFGAIAQYAKSSLTHKYKANNSLENGYIAHFELNGNFQDLTSAAGLIKTSKKGGADIITSYGDNISPFEDGNQVYTLDARTIYGSLGYSIYDFDFGALYGITRYDNSRNSGLKEKELNLSAGYNFTKSLNTNIMYVNVDADQANGDTDYDKYLASVEYKF from the coding sequence ATGAAAAAATTAAGTTTAGTTGTTTCAACTATTATGTTATCAAGTACAATGTTTGCTGCTTCAGCTTTTGATAAAGAGATGGATGCGCCTTTAAAAAAAGAAAATATAGAAAAATCAACAGATTCAAACTCTATTGATGAAGCTTTCAAAAATGGTAAAATTGAAGGAAGCGTAGGAGTATATGGATTAACTCAAGATAATAAAAATGAATCTATTAAAAGAGATTTTGCATTTGGAAATGGTAATTTAACTTTAGGATATAACACTGCTAATTTTTATGGTTTTAGTTTAGGAACTCAAGTTAAAGGAAATATAAAACTAGGTGAGAAACATAAAGATGATAGAAAAAATGAAGCACCTTTTGAAAACAATGCTTTAATAACTCAAGCATTTTTACAATACTCTTTAAATGAAATGCTATTAATTAAAGCTGGTAGATATGAAGGTGAATTAGAGTGGCTTACAGATTATCAACAAGGTGCTATTGCTCAAATTACAGCAATTCCTGATACTATTGTATCTTTAGCATTTTCAAATAGAAAAGCTGAATCAGGAATTGATACAAGTGAAGATTTTCATAAACCAAATGATTTAAATAAAGGTATTTATGTAGTTGATATTAAAAATGAGAGTTTAGAAGGATTTGAAATAAATCCTTACTATTATCAAATTCCAGATGCAGTAAAATTCTATGGTTTGAAAACTTCTTATAATTTAGAATATTTTGGAGCTATTGCACAATATGCAAAAAGTAGTTTAACTCATAAATATAAAGCTAATAATTCTTTAGAAAATGGTTATATAGCTCATTTTGAATTAAATGGTAATTTCCAAGATTTAACTTCAGCAGCTGGTTTAATAAAAACAAGTAAAAAAGGTGGAGCTGATATAATAACTTCTTATGGAGATAACATTTCACCATTTGAAGATGGAAATCAAGTATATACTTTAGATGCTAGAACAATTTATGGTTCTTTAGGTTATTCAATTTATGATTTTGATTTTGGGGCTTTGTATGGAATTACAAGATATGATAATAGTAGAAACTCTGGTTTAAAAGAAAAAGAGTTAAATCTAAGTGCTGGATATAACTTCACAAAAAGTTTAAATACGAATATTATGTATGTAAATGTAGATGCTGATCAAGCAAATGGCGACACGGACTATGATAAATATTTAGCTAGTGTTGAATATAAGTTCTAA
- a CDS encoding ribose-phosphate pyrophosphokinase has product MSTFKLFSGSANPEFAKKVGDYLGMNVSDAKLNKFSDGEISVQITQSVRGQDVYIIQPTCAPTNDNLMELLIMIDALKRSSAKSINAVIPYYGYARQDRKAAPRVPISAKLVADLLEKAGIHRVVTIDLHAAQIQGFFNIPADNLFGSILFVNYIKSKNLKNPIIASPDIGGVARARQYADKLGYDLVIVDKKREKANESQVMNIIGDVKGKDVILVDDMVDTAGTLVKAAEVLKEKGATSVMACCTHGVLSGPAYDRVANGVLDELVISDTIPTKKNAKKITVLTASTIIGEAIRRIHNNESVNSIFNN; this is encoded by the coding sequence ATGTCTACTTTTAAACTCTTTAGTGGAAGTGCAAATCCTGAATTTGCAAAAAAAGTCGGTGACTACTTAGGAATGAATGTATCTGATGCTAAATTAAATAAATTTAGTGATGGTGAAATATCTGTTCAAATAACTCAAAGTGTAAGAGGTCAAGATGTTTATATTATTCAACCAACTTGTGCTCCTACAAATGATAATTTAATGGAACTTTTAATAATGATAGATGCACTTAAAAGATCAAGTGCAAAATCAATAAATGCTGTAATTCCTTATTATGGATATGCAAGACAAGATAGAAAAGCAGCTCCTAGAGTACCTATTTCTGCAAAACTAGTTGCTGATTTACTAGAAAAAGCTGGAATACATAGAGTTGTAACTATTGATTTACATGCTGCTCAAATTCAAGGATTTTTTAATATTCCTGCTGATAATTTATTTGGTTCAATTTTATTTGTAAACTATATTAAAAGTAAAAATTTAAAAAATCCAATTATTGCAAGTCCAGATATTGGTGGAGTAGCACGTGCTAGACAATATGCTGATAAACTAGGTTATGACTTAGTAATTGTTGATAAAAAAAGAGAAAAAGCAAATGAGTCTCAAGTTATGAATATAATTGGTGATGTAAAAGGCAAAGACGTTATTTTAGTAGATGATATGGTTGATACAGCAGGAACTTTGGTAAAAGCTGCTGAAGTTTTAAAAGAAAAAGGAGCAACATCTGTAATGGCATGTTGTACTCATGGAGTTTTAAGTGGTCCAGCTTATGATAGAGTTGCAAATGGTGTTTTAGATGAATTAGTTATCTCAGATACAATTCCAACGAAAAAAAATGCAAAAAAAATAACTGTGCTAACAGCTTCAACAATAATAGGTGAAGCCATAAGAAGAATACATAATAACGAATCAGTAAATTCTATTTTCAATAATTAA
- a CDS encoding OmpA family protein, translating into MKKILLSSLACASLVLAANSDYKYEITPLIGGALGEGNHSLERNYANAGLALGFNQSEDSLIDQFELGFLRTVQDVDGKNSVRNQDTSITRVFGNLVKDYGLTTDLSLYALAGLGVEFFDNELTKHQKDGLFGNYGVGLKYQLTDAMALKFDLRHLISAQNGDSTLLYNFGLAIPFGEKAAKVAPVAVAAPVAAKAAPKDSDADGIIDELDQCPDTIKGAKVDTVGCMTLVNLNVNFDTDKSEIKDIYGTRIHDFAKAMNTDKKLKADIEGHTDSVGSDKYNQKLSERRAASVVKALTDLGVDKSRLKAVGYGESKPIASNETAEGKAENRRVHAVIVK; encoded by the coding sequence ATGAAAAAAATATTACTATCTTCATTAGCTTGTGCTTCTTTAGTACTTGCTGCAAATAGTGACTACAAATATGAGATTACTCCATTAATAGGAGGAGCTCTAGGTGAAGGTAATCATAGTTTAGAAAGAAATTATGCAAATGCTGGATTAGCTTTAGGTTTTAATCAATCAGAAGATTCATTAATTGATCAATTTGAATTAGGTTTTTTAAGAACAGTTCAAGATGTTGATGGAAAAAATTCTGTAAGAAATCAAGATACTTCAATTACTAGAGTATTTGGTAACTTAGTTAAAGATTATGGTTTAACTACTGATTTATCTTTATATGCATTAGCAGGACTTGGAGTTGAGTTTTTTGATAATGAATTAACTAAACACCAAAAAGATGGTCTATTTGGAAACTATGGAGTTGGTTTAAAATACCAATTAACAGATGCAATGGCTTTAAAATTTGATTTAAGACATTTAATATCTGCACAAAATGGGGACAGTACTTTATTATATAACTTTGGTTTAGCTATTCCTTTTGGTGAAAAAGCTGCAAAAGTTGCTCCTGTAGCAGTAGCTGCTCCTGTAGCTGCAAAAGCTGCTCCTAAAGATAGTGATGCAGATGGAATTATTGATGAATTAGATCAATGTCCAGATACAATTAAAGGTGCAAAAGTTGATACTGTTGGATGTATGACTCTAGTTAATTTAAATGTTAATTTTGATACAGATAAATCTGAAATTAAAGATATTTATGGAACAAGAATTCATGATTTTGCAAAAGCTATGAATACAGATAAAAAATTAAAAGCTGATATAGAAGGTCATACAGACTCTGTTGGTTCAGATAAATATAATCAAAAATTATCAGAAAGAAGAGCAGCGTCAGTTGTTAAAGCTTTAACAGATTTAGGTGTTGATAAATCAAGATTAAAAGCTGTTGGTTATGGAGAATCTAAACCTATAGCTTCTAACGAAACTGCAGAAGGTAAAGCAGAAAACAGAAGAGTTCATGCTGTAATAGTTAAATAA
- the lepA gene encoding translation elongation factor 4, whose translation MQKNIRNFSIIAHIDHGKSTLADRIIQECGGISDREMTSQVMDNMDIEKERGITIKAQSVRLNYTLNGEKYILNLIDTPGHVDFSYEVSRSLASSEGALLIVDSTQGVEAQTIANVYIAMDNDLELLPVVNKIDLPSADPMRVLAEVEEAIGVDCTEHNLISAKTGLGVKELIEAIIKRVPSPIGDDSAPTKALIYDSWFDNYLGALALVRVYDGSIKKGQTLKMMNTKVEHQVLSLMYPHPLKREDTLEIKTGEIGIVVLGLKTLDGIAVGDTMTDAKNPTKDIIDGFEPAKPFVFAGLYPIETDKFEDLREALNKLKLNDSSISFEPESSAALGSGFRTGFLGMLHMEVIKERLEREFDLDLIATAPTVIYEVLKKDGEKILIQNPSELPEPNYIESILEPYVKATILVPDEFLGNVIKLLNDKRGIQLKMDYIGKRVLLEYDLPMNEIVMDFYDKLKSTTKGYASFDYEPVGFRPGILKKLDVKVAGDIVDALSIIVPEDKAVSRGREFVKALKELIPRQLFEVAIQASVGSTIIARETVKSMGKNVTAKCYGGDITRKRKLLEKQKAGKKRMKSIGKVNVPQEAFMAVLKI comes from the coding sequence TTGCAAAAAAATATTAGAAACTTTAGTATCATAGCTCACATTGACCACGGTAAATCAACACTTGCAGATAGAATTATTCAAGAATGTGGTGGAATAAGTGATCGTGAAATGACTTCTCAAGTTATGGACAATATGGATATAGAAAAAGAAAGAGGAATTACAATAAAGGCTCAAAGTGTAAGATTAAACTACACTTTAAATGGAGAAAAATATATTTTAAATCTTATTGACACTCCAGGTCACGTTGATTTCTCTTATGAAGTTAGCCGTTCTTTAGCATCATCTGAAGGGGCATTGCTTATTGTTGATTCAACTCAAGGTGTTGAAGCACAAACAATAGCAAATGTATATATTGCGATGGATAATGATTTAGAACTTCTTCCTGTTGTTAATAAAATAGATTTACCAAGTGCTGACCCTATGAGAGTTTTAGCTGAAGTTGAAGAGGCTATTGGAGTTGATTGTACAGAGCATAATTTAATAAGTGCAAAAACAGGACTTGGAGTAAAAGAGCTTATTGAAGCTATTATTAAAAGAGTTCCATCTCCAATTGGAGATGATAGTGCACCTACAAAAGCACTTATTTATGACTCATGGTTTGATAACTACTTAGGAGCTTTGGCACTTGTTCGAGTTTATGATGGAAGTATCAAAAAAGGTCAAACTTTAAAAATGATGAATACAAAAGTTGAGCATCAAGTTTTAAGTTTGATGTATCCGCACCCTTTAAAAAGAGAAGATACTTTAGAGATTAAAACAGGTGAGATTGGTATTGTTGTGCTTGGACTTAAAACTTTAGATGGAATTGCTGTTGGTGATACAATGACTGATGCAAAAAATCCTACAAAAGATATAATTGACGGTTTTGAACCTGCTAAACCATTTGTTTTTGCTGGACTTTATCCAATAGAGACTGATAAGTTTGAAGATTTAAGAGAGGCTTTAAATAAATTAAAATTAAATGACTCTTCAATATCTTTTGAACCTGAAAGCTCAGCCGCTCTTGGAAGTGGGTTTAGAACTGGATTTTTAGGAATGCTTCATATGGAAGTAATTAAAGAGAGACTCGAGCGAGAGTTTGATTTAGATTTAATAGCAACTGCTCCAACAGTTATTTATGAAGTTTTAAAAAAAGATGGAGAAAAAATTTTAATTCAAAATCCATCTGAACTTCCTGAACCAAACTATATTGAGTCAATTTTAGAACCTTATGTAAAAGCTACAATTTTAGTTCCTGATGAATTTTTAGGAAATGTTATAAAACTTTTAAATGATAAAAGAGGAATTCAGCTAAAAATGGATTATATAGGGAAAAGAGTTCTTCTTGAGTACGACTTACCTATGAATGAAATTGTTATGGATTTTTATGATAAATTAAAATCAACTACAAAAGGTTATGCCTCTTTTGATTATGAACCAGTTGGCTTTAGACCTGGGATTTTGAAAAAACTTGATGTAAAAGTTGCTGGAGATATTGTTGATGCTTTATCAATTATTGTTCCTGAAGATAAGGCTGTTTCAAGAGGAAGAGAGTTTGTAAAAGCTCTAAAAGAACTAATTCCTAGACAACTTTTTGAAGTTGCAATACAAGCTAGTGTTGGAAGCACAATTATTGCTAGAGAGACTGTAAAATCTATGGGTAAAAATGTAACTGCAAAGTGTTATGGTGGAGATATTACAAGAAAAAGAAAACTTCTTGAAAAACAAAAAGCTGGTAAAAAAAGAATGAAATCTATAGGAAAAGTAAATGTTCCTCAAGAGGCTTTTATGGCAGTTTTAAAAATCTAA
- a CDS encoding ComF family protein — protein sequence MKCTCCDKLSFSIICKTCQKQLLEPNFYEKELDKDFFVYSFYDYKDLEDLIQSKYHFYGDRVFNILGKLSFAKFASNFEFTHPILALPIDDHTRHDFSQTAILAKYLKSAFIRPVFNTLKATNIVKYAGKNLEFRQKNPRKFIYSGKKNCDVILVDDVLTTGSTILEARKTLKKYKVNVLFAITLCSFLN from the coding sequence TTGAAGTGTACATGTTGTGATAAGTTATCTTTTTCTATCATTTGTAAAACTTGTCAAAAACAACTTCTTGAGCCGAACTTTTATGAAAAAGAGTTGGATAAAGATTTCTTTGTCTACTCTTTTTATGATTATAAAGATTTAGAAGATTTAATTCAAAGTAAATATCACTTTTATGGAGATAGAGTTTTTAATATTTTAGGAAAACTTAGTTTTGCTAAATTTGCTTCAAATTTTGAATTTACCCACCCTATTTTAGCCTTACCAATAGACGACCATACAAGACATGATTTTTCACAAACTGCGATTTTGGCAAAATATTTAAAAAGTGCTTTTATAAGACCAGTTTTCAATACTCTTAAAGCTACCAATATTGTTAAATATGCTGGAAAAAACTTAGAGTTTAGACAAAAAAATCCAAGAAAATTTATCTATAGTGGCAAAAAAAATTGTGATGTTATTTTAGTTGATGATGTTCTTACAACTGGCTCAACAATTCTAGAAGCTAGAAAGACTTTAAAAAAATATAAAGTAAATGTGTTATTTGCTATTACTTTATGTTCATTTTTAAACTAA
- the hisH gene encoding imidazole glycerol phosphate synthase subunit HisH, whose translation MLGIIDYKMGNLASVYNACSKFTKDVKIIKNASDIKNLSRVILPGVGAYKDAMEHLNSDGLKDAILDFANSKKPLLGICLGMQLLFESSEEFGHTKGLGLIDGKVVKFDKTKMSEDLKIPHMGWNKVENIDNPLFKNLQNPYLYFVHSYHIITDDKNIIGKTNYGYEFASAVNKDNIFGFQPHPEKSHNNGLKILENFINL comes from the coding sequence ATGCTAGGAATTATTGACTATAAAATGGGAAACTTAGCAAGTGTTTATAATGCTTGTTCAAAGTTTACAAAAGATGTAAAAATTATCAAAAATGCAAGCGATATAAAAAATCTATCAAGAGTTATTCTTCCAGGAGTTGGAGCATATAAAGATGCTATGGAACACCTAAATAGTGATGGCTTAAAAGATGCTATTTTAGATTTTGCAAATAGCAAAAAACCACTTCTTGGAATTTGCCTTGGAATGCAACTTTTGTTTGAAAGCTCAGAAGAGTTTGGGCATACAAAAGGGTTAGGACTAATTGATGGAAAAGTCGTAAAATTTGATAAAACAAAAATGAGTGAAGATTTGAAAATTCCACATATGGGATGGAATAAAGTAGAAAATATAGACAATCCACTTTTTAAAAATTTACAAAACCCTTATTTATACTTTGTACACTCTTATCATATTATTACAGATGATAAAAATATTATTGGAAAAACAAATTATGGATATGAGTTTGCAAGTGCTGTAAACAAAGATAATATTTTTGGATTTCAACCACATCCAGAAAAGTCTCATAACAACGGACTTAAAATTTTAGAAAACTTTATAAATTTATAA
- the hisA gene encoding 1-(5-phosphoribosyl)-5-[(5-phosphoribosylamino)methylideneamino]imidazole-4-carboxamide isomerase: protein MDILPAIDLKDGKAVRLSKGLMNSAKIYSDEPWMVAKRFEELGSKWVHIVDLNGAFEGKPANLEQIKKIRKNCNLKIELGGGIRDEKTIQMYLELGVDRLILGSIAVKNPQFVKDMAKKYPIAVGIDAMNGMVAVEGWAEVSTIKATTLALEFANAGVEAIICTDISKDGMLCGVNVEFTEDIALASKVYTIASGGVKDIEDIKKCKENGNIGGVIVGKAFYEGTLDLEEAFKIL, encoded by the coding sequence ATGGATATATTACCGGCGATTGATTTAAAAGATGGAAAAGCTGTAAGACTTAGCAAAGGGCTTATGAATAGTGCAAAAATCTATTCTGATGAGCCTTGGATGGTTGCAAAAAGATTTGAAGAGCTTGGAAGCAAGTGGGTTCATATTGTTGATTTAAATGGAGCATTTGAAGGAAAACCAGCAAACTTAGAGCAGATTAAAAAAATTAGAAAAAACTGTAATTTAAAAATTGAGCTTGGTGGTGGTATTAGAGATGAAAAAACTATTCAAATGTATTTAGAGCTTGGAGTTGATAGACTAATTCTTGGTTCAATTGCTGTAAAAAATCCTCAATTTGTTAAAGATATGGCGAAAAAGTATCCAATAGCTGTTGGAATTGATGCGATGAATGGAATGGTTGCAGTTGAAGGTTGGGCAGAAGTTTCAACTATTAAAGCAACTACTTTGGCACTTGAGTTTGCAAATGCAGGAGTTGAAGCTATTATTTGTACAGATATAAGCAAAGATGGAATGCTTTGTGGTGTAAATGTTGAATTTACTGAAGATATTGCATTAGCAAGTAAAGTTTATACAATTGCAAGTGGTGGTGTAAAAGATATTGAAGATATTAAAAAATGCAAAGAAAATGGAAATATTGGTGGAGTTATTGTTGGTAAGGCTTTTTATGAAGGTACTTTAGATTTAGAAGAAGCTTTTAAAATCTTATAA